In Tachysurus fulvidraco isolate hzauxx_2018 chromosome 3, HZAU_PFXX_2.0, whole genome shotgun sequence, a single window of DNA contains:
- the prelid3a gene encoding PRELI domain containing protein 3A isoform X3, with protein MKIWSTEHIFSYPWETVIKAAMRKYPNPMNPSVVGVDVLDRNQDKHGRLHSHRLLSTEWCIPSVVRAVSKILGTSRTTTYVKEYSVVDPEVKIMELFSANITLTNLVSVDERLVYRPHPENPDVTILTQEAIITVKGIRLSSYLEGLMALSMTANARKIRMTCGKKLLLLFSPPVWLLFAVFLQRFPERNKENSPLLADG; from the exons ATGAAGATCTGGAGCACGGAACATATATTCAG CTATCCTTGGGAGACGGTGATCAAAGCAGCGATGAGAAAATACCCCAATCCCATGAACCCCAGTGTGGTAGGAGTGGACGTCCTGGACAGAAACCAGGATAAACATGGTCGCCTTCACAGCCACCGGCTGCTGAGCACTGAGTGGTGTATCCCGAGTGTGGTGCGAGCCGTGAGTAAA ATACTGGGGACAAGCCGAACCACTACGTATGTTAAAGAGTATTCCGTTGTTGACCCTGAAGTAAAAATTATGGAGCTTTTCTCAGCAAAC ATAACCCTCACAAATTTAGTATCCGTTGATGAGAGACTAGTTTACAGGCCACATCCTGAAAACCCAGACGT caCAATCTTAACCCAAGAAGCAATAATCACCGTGAAAGGAATCCGTTTGAGCAGCTACCTCGAGGGATTGATGGCTCTTAGTATGACTGCTAATGCAAGAAAG ATCCGGATgacctgcgggaagaagcttctcctcctGTTTTCTCCTCCTGTTTGGCTCCTGTTTGCTGTTTTCCTGcagcgtttccctgaacgcaacaaagaaaataGTCCATTATTGGCTGATGGCTGA
- the prelid3a gene encoding PRELI domain containing protein 3A isoform X1, translating to MIPHLLHGPDVYWKSSRLSYPWETVIKAAMRKYPNPMNPSVVGVDVLDRNQDKHGRLHSHRLLSTEWCIPSVVRAVSKILGTSRTTTYVKEYSVVDPEVKIMELFSANITLTNLVSVDERLVYRPHPENPDVTILTQEAIITVKGIRLSSYLEGLMALSMTANARKIRMTCGKKLLLLFSPPVWLLFAVFLQRFPERNKENSPLLADG from the exons ATGATACCTCATTTACTACACGGTCCTGATGTTTATtggaaaagttcaagattaag CTATCCTTGGGAGACGGTGATCAAAGCAGCGATGAGAAAATACCCCAATCCCATGAACCCCAGTGTGGTAGGAGTGGACGTCCTGGACAGAAACCAGGATAAACATGGTCGCCTTCACAGCCACCGGCTGCTGAGCACTGAGTGGTGTATCCCGAGTGTGGTGCGAGCCGTGAGTAAA ATACTGGGGACAAGCCGAACCACTACGTATGTTAAAGAGTATTCCGTTGTTGACCCTGAAGTAAAAATTATGGAGCTTTTCTCAGCAAAC ATAACCCTCACAAATTTAGTATCCGTTGATGAGAGACTAGTTTACAGGCCACATCCTGAAAACCCAGACGT caCAATCTTAACCCAAGAAGCAATAATCACCGTGAAAGGAATCCGTTTGAGCAGCTACCTCGAGGGATTGATGGCTCTTAGTATGACTGCTAATGCAAGAAAG ATCCGGATgacctgcgggaagaagcttctcctcctGTTTTCTCCTCCTGTTTGGCTCCTGTTTGCTGTTTTCCTGcagcgtttccctgaacgcaacaaagaaaataGTCCATTATTGGCTGATGGCTGA
- the prelid3a gene encoding PRELI domain containing protein 3A isoform X5 yields the protein MIPHLLHGPDVYWKSSRLSYPWETVIKAAMRKYPNPMNPSVVGVDVLDRNQDKHGRLHSHRLLSTEWCIPSVVRAVSKILGTSRTTTYVKEYSVVDPEVKIMELFSANITLTNLVSVDERLVYRPHPENPDVTILTQEAIITVKGIRLSSYLEGLMALSMTANARKGWDAIEWIIKNSERENVPLC from the exons ATGATACCTCATTTACTACACGGTCCTGATGTTTATtggaaaagttcaagattaag CTATCCTTGGGAGACGGTGATCAAAGCAGCGATGAGAAAATACCCCAATCCCATGAACCCCAGTGTGGTAGGAGTGGACGTCCTGGACAGAAACCAGGATAAACATGGTCGCCTTCACAGCCACCGGCTGCTGAGCACTGAGTGGTGTATCCCGAGTGTGGTGCGAGCCGTGAGTAAA ATACTGGGGACAAGCCGAACCACTACGTATGTTAAAGAGTATTCCGTTGTTGACCCTGAAGTAAAAATTATGGAGCTTTTCTCAGCAAAC ATAACCCTCACAAATTTAGTATCCGTTGATGAGAGACTAGTTTACAGGCCACATCCTGAAAACCCAGACGT caCAATCTTAACCCAAGAAGCAATAATCACCGTGAAAGGAATCCGTTTGAGCAGCTACCTCGAGGGATTGATGGCTCTTAGTATGACTGCTAATGCAAGAAAG GGATGGGATGCAATTGAATGGATCATTAAGAACTCAGAACGGGAGAACGTGCCGTTGTGTTGA
- the prelid3a gene encoding PRELI domain containing protein 3A isoform X2 produces MIPHLLHGPDVYWKSSRLSYPWETVIKAAMRKYPNPMNPSVVGVDVLDRNQDKHGRLHSHRLLSTEWCIPSVVRAILGTSRTTTYVKEYSVVDPEVKIMELFSANITLTNLVSVDERLVYRPHPENPDVTILTQEAIITVKGIRLSSYLEGLMALSMTANARKIRMTCGKKLLLLFSPPVWLLFAVFLQRFPERNKENSPLLADG; encoded by the exons ATGATACCTCATTTACTACACGGTCCTGATGTTTATtggaaaagttcaagattaag CTATCCTTGGGAGACGGTGATCAAAGCAGCGATGAGAAAATACCCCAATCCCATGAACCCCAGTGTGGTAGGAGTGGACGTCCTGGACAGAAACCAGGATAAACATGGTCGCCTTCACAGCCACCGGCTGCTGAGCACTGAGTGGTGTATCCCGAGTGTGGTGCGAGCC ATACTGGGGACAAGCCGAACCACTACGTATGTTAAAGAGTATTCCGTTGTTGACCCTGAAGTAAAAATTATGGAGCTTTTCTCAGCAAAC ATAACCCTCACAAATTTAGTATCCGTTGATGAGAGACTAGTTTACAGGCCACATCCTGAAAACCCAGACGT caCAATCTTAACCCAAGAAGCAATAATCACCGTGAAAGGAATCCGTTTGAGCAGCTACCTCGAGGGATTGATGGCTCTTAGTATGACTGCTAATGCAAGAAAG ATCCGGATgacctgcgggaagaagcttctcctcctGTTTTCTCCTCCTGTTTGGCTCCTGTTTGCTGTTTTCCTGcagcgtttccctgaacgcaacaaagaaaataGTCCATTATTGGCTGATGGCTGA
- the prelid3a gene encoding PRELI domain containing protein 3A isoform X7, whose translation MKIWSTEHIFSYPWETVIKAAMRKYPNPMNPSVVGVDVLDRNQDKHGRLHSHRLLSTEWCIPSVVRAILGTSRTTTYVKEYSVVDPEVKIMELFSANITLTNLVSVDERLVYRPHPENPDVTILTQEAIITVKGIRLSSYLEGLMALSMTANARKGWDAIEWIIKNSERENVPLC comes from the exons ATGAAGATCTGGAGCACGGAACATATATTCAG CTATCCTTGGGAGACGGTGATCAAAGCAGCGATGAGAAAATACCCCAATCCCATGAACCCCAGTGTGGTAGGAGTGGACGTCCTGGACAGAAACCAGGATAAACATGGTCGCCTTCACAGCCACCGGCTGCTGAGCACTGAGTGGTGTATCCCGAGTGTGGTGCGAGCC ATACTGGGGACAAGCCGAACCACTACGTATGTTAAAGAGTATTCCGTTGTTGACCCTGAAGTAAAAATTATGGAGCTTTTCTCAGCAAAC ATAACCCTCACAAATTTAGTATCCGTTGATGAGAGACTAGTTTACAGGCCACATCCTGAAAACCCAGACGT caCAATCTTAACCCAAGAAGCAATAATCACCGTGAAAGGAATCCGTTTGAGCAGCTACCTCGAGGGATTGATGGCTCTTAGTATGACTGCTAATGCAAGAAAG GGATGGGATGCAATTGAATGGATCATTAAGAACTCAGAACGGGAGAACGTGCCGTTGTGTTGA
- the klhl38b gene encoding kelch-like protein 38 isoform X1: MSFASTIAGTKAHRMCYTLAKTSLDGVIMEVLHYNDKELLSTFPLLLNNLRKEQILTDVVLCSDGNEIPCHRNVLVSSSPYFHAMFCSNFCERQQTRVEMQGIPYNTLNSIVDYVYTGAISITMESVLPLMQAAAMLNYERLFEACSAFLQAQLRPDNCLSMSRLSEILHCTSLHQKAREMAVKSFSDFVASEDFCELSLKELVSYLEDDQLCAEEEKVFEILLAWIHHDPFARQGAIHDLFRQVRLRHIHPAYLFQFIASDPLVQSSSLCTEIIDSVRRLLFSVGSHCSSELQPLWAAPRRHACKEALVVVGGRKNNERTSREALLFDEQTECWQWLAKLPVRLYRASYVCMHSILYVLGGLTMTTGGGGVPTATVYTLSLKMNQWRVAEPMLVPRFGHQSISYLQLIFVLGGITGDRQISNGMERYNTMFNLWESMAPMPVAVQQPAVAAHNQRIYVFGGEDAMQNPVRMIQVYHIGRNIWCKMENRMVKNVSAPASVIDGKIYIIGGYTRRMLAYDVKANRFIKCKNMNERRMHHSATVIDNKVCVTGGRYINSQNDVQDSDSFDCYDPETDTWTSKRPLPFKLFDHGSVPMVCISHKPFPTCV, encoded by the exons ATGAGCTTTGCTTCGACTATAGCAGGTACGAAAGCCCACAGGATGTGTTACACACTGGCTAAAACCAG TCTAGATGGTGTGATAATGGAGGTCCTACACTATAATGACAAAGAGCTGTTGTCCACCTTCCCCTTGCTGCTGAACAACTTGAGGAAGGAGCAGATCCTCACAGATGTTGTCCTTTGTTCTGATGGCAACGAGATCCCCTGCCACCGCAATGTCCTGGTGTCCAGCAGCCCCTACTTCCATGCTATGTTCTGCAGCAACTTTTGTGAGAGACAACAGACTCGGGTGGAAATGCAGGGAATTCCCTATAATACCCTGAACAGCATTGTGGACTATGTTTACACAGGAGCTATTAGTATTACCATGGAGTCTGTTCTCCCGCTAATGCAAGCTGCTGCGATGCTAAATTATGAACGGCTTTTCGAAGCCTGCTCAGCCTTCTTGCAGGCCCAGCTCAGGCCAGATAACTGCTTGAGCATGAGTCGCCTTTCAGAGATTCTGCACTGCACCAGTTTGCATCAGAAAGCTCGAGAAATGGCTGTGAAAAGCTTCTCTGATTTTGTGGCTTCTGAGGACTTCTGTGAACTGTCCCTGAAAGAGTTGGTTAGTTACTTAGAAGATGACCAACTGTGTGCAGAGGAGGAGAAGGTGTTTGAAATCCTCCTTGCTTGGATCCATCATGACCCATTTGCCCGCCAAGGTGCTATCCATGACCTTTTCCGTCAGGTAAGGCTACGACACATCCATCCCGCCTACCTCTTCCAGTTCATCGCCAGTGACCCATTAGTGCAGTCATCCTCCCTTTGTACTGAGATCATCGACTCAGTCAGACGTCTCCTCTTTTCTGTTGGGTCCCATTGTTCAAGCGAACTGCAACCCCTGTGGGCTGCTCCACGGCGTCATGCCTGTAAAGAAGCTCTAGTGGTTGTAGGTGGGCGTAAAAACAATGAGCGTACATCTCGCGAGGCACTGCTATTCGATGAACAGACAGAGTGCTGGCAATGGCTGGCTAAGTTACCTGTACGACTCTACCGTGCCTCTTATGTCTGCATGCACAGCATCCTTTATGTTCTAGGAGGTCTCACCATGACTACAGGAGGAGGAGGTGTACCTACCGCCACAGTTTACACTCTCTCCTTAAAAATGAATCAGTGGAGAGTTGCAGAGCCCATGCTGGTACCTCGATTTGGCCATCAGAGCATCTCCTATCTCCAGTTGATCTTTGTTTTAGGTGGCATTACAGGTGACAGACAAATCTCCAATGGCATGGAGAGATACAATACCATGTTCAACCTTTGGGAGTCCATGGCTCCAATGCCAGTAGCAGTTCAGCAGCCTGCTGTAGCAGCACACAACCAGAGAATCTATGTATTTGGTGGGGAAGATGCCATGCAAAATCCAGTACGAATGATTCAG GTGTACCACATTGGAAGAAATATCTGGTGTAAAATGGAAAACAGAATGGTGAAGAATGTTTCTGCCCCTGCGTCAGTTATTGATGGCAAAATCTACATTATTGGAG GCTATACAAGAAGAATGCTGGCATACGACGTTAAAGcaaacagatttattaaatgtaagaATATGAATGAAAGAAGAATGCATCACTCAGCCACCGTTATCGACAACAAAGTCTGTGTTACTGGGGGCCGATACATAAACAGCCAAAATGATGTTCAGGATTCAGACAGCTTTGATTGCTACGACCCTGAGACAGACACCTGGACATCAAAAAGACCTTTGCCATTTAAACTCTTTGACCACGGCTCGGTTCCGATGGTGTGTATCTCACACAAGCCTTTTCCgacatgtgtgtga
- the lratd2b gene encoding protein LRATD2, which yields MGNQVEKLTHLSYDEVPTVDPNGYEDDDGPRIGVSYIFSNDGEEEEEEEEHPEEKGDEEVRDMECAVYYRDECVYERKNTDMGSLESCENLLNRCKPGDLVEFMAAGQYPHWVVCTGDFQVVHLHRSEIKMDHLSHAAQGKRGRIVNDLYKFRALNPDVVVKNALDQMGMKESSVCWRNSECFAAWCRFGRREFKTGGELRIGKQPYRMKLQLSEKKSHDLEFQSLEDLIMEKRRNDQIGRDAVIQELANHLNSSEEVNSDCSCD from the coding sequence ATGGGGAATCAAGTGGAAAAACTGACCCATTTAAGTTACGACGAAGTTCCTACAGTCGACCCGAATGGTTACGAGGATGACGACGGTCCGCGGATCGGAGTCTCGTATATTTTCTCCAACGACGgcgaggaggaggaagaggaagaggaacacCCTGAAGAGAAAGGTGATGAAGAAGTGCGCGACATGGAGTGCGCGGTGTATTACCGAGATGAGTGTGTTTACGAGCGGAAGAACACAGACATGGGATCTTTAGAATCGTGTGAGAACTTGCTGAACAGATGTAAACCAGGTGACTTGGTGGAGTTCATGGCAGCTGGTCAGTATCCTCACTGGGTGGTTTGTACAGGAGACTTTCAGGTGGTCCACTTGCACAGGAGTGAGATTAAAATGGATCACCTGTCCCACGCTGCTCAGGGCAAACGGGGACGGATCGTGAACGACTTGTACAAATTCCGTGCCTTGAATCCTGATGTAGTCGTAAAGAACGCGCTTGATCAAATGGGGATGAAGGAGAGCAGCGTGTGTTGGAGGAACTCGGAGTGTTTTGCTGCATGGTGCAGGTTTGGTAGACGGGAATTTAAAACGGGTGGAGAGCTGCGCATAGGCAAGCAGCCTTACAGGATGAAATTACAGCTCTCTGAAAAGAAGAGCCACGACCTGGAGTTTCAGAGTCTGGAGGATTTGATCATGGAAAAGCGCAGGAACGATCAGATCGGTAGAGACGCCGTGATCCAAGAACTGGCGAATCATCTCAACTCTAGTGAAGAAGTCAACAGCGATTGCAGTTGTGATTGA
- the fbxo32 gene encoding F-box only protein 32: MPFLGQDWRSPGQSWVKTEDGWKRTTKNENETNNNVYKSHECNQVDYNKENMLLSINYDVASKKRKKDLMNNNSKVPYFYKDKWIYVHKGSTKERHGYCTLGEAFNRLDFCSAIKDTRRFNYVVRLLELIAKSQLPSLSGVAQKNYMNILERVVQKVLEDQQNVRPIKELLHTLYVSLCSLVQDMGKSVLVGNINIWVYRMENILQWQQQLDNIQINRPTSTGMTLLHLPASLQLNIMQRLSDGRDLVSLGQVCPDLGLLAEDRLLWKNLCHYHFTDRQIRKRLMVSDNGHLEWKKMYFKLCRCYPHKEQYSDTLQFCTHCHILFWKDTNHPCTANNPESCSISVSPQGFINLFKF; encoded by the exons ATGCCGTTTCTGGGACAGGACTGGCGCTCTCCTGGTCAGAGCTGGGTTAAAACCGAGGATGGCTGGAAAAGAACGACGAAAAACGAGAACGAGACGAATAACAATGTTTACAAGAG CCACGAATGTAATCAAGTGGACTATAACAAGGAAAACATGCTCCTTTCTATTAATTATGACGTGGCCTCTAAGAAGCGAAAGAAGGATTTGATGAACAACAACAGTAAGGTTCCAT ATTTCTACAAAGATAAGTGGATTTACGTGCACAAAGGGAGCACCAAAGAg CGTCATGGCTACTGTACTTTGGGGGAAGCTTTTAATCGCTTGGACTTCTGCAGTGCCATCAAGGACACCAGGAGATTTAATTATGTTGTGAGG CTGCTTGAGCTGATCGCCAAGTCGCAGCTACCGTCTCTGAGCGGAGTGGCGCAGAAGAACTACATGAACATTCTGGAAAGAGTGGTGCAGAAAG TCCTGGAAGATCAACAGAATGTAAGGCCCATCAAAGAGCTGCTGCACAcgctgtatgtgtctctctgcaGTCTGGTGCAGGACATGGGCAAGTCTGTGCTGGTGGGAAACATTAATATCTGGGTTTACCGCATGGAAAACATCCTGCAGTGGCAGCAGCAGCTGGACAACATTCAGATAAACAGG CCCACAAGCACCGGGATGACACTACTGCATTTGCCAGCCAGTCTCCAGCTGAACATCATGCAGAGGTTGTCAGACGGGCGAGACCTGGTCAGTCTGGGGCAGGTGTGTCCTGACCTGGGGCTACTGGCTGAGGATAGGCTGCTGTGGAAGAACCTCTGTCACTACCACTTCACTGACCGACAG ATTCGCAAGCGACTCATGGTTTCAGATAACGGTCACCTCGAATGGAAGAAGATGTACTTTAAGCTGTGCCGGTGCTACCCTCATAAAGAGCAGTACAGTGACACCTTGCAGTTCTGCACACATTGCCACATCCTGTTCTGGAAG GATACAAACCATCCCTGCACAGCCAACAATCCAGAGAGCTGCAGCATTTCCGTTTCTCCACAAGGTTTCATCAACCTCTTTAAGTTCTAA
- the prelid3a gene encoding PRELI domain containing protein 3A isoform X6, with the protein MIPHLLHGPDVYWKSSRLSYPWETVIKAAMRKYPNPMNPSVVGVDVLDRNQDKHGRLHSHRLLSTEWCIPSVVRAILGTSRTTTYVKEYSVVDPEVKIMELFSANITLTNLVSVDERLVYRPHPENPDVTILTQEAIITVKGIRLSSYLEGLMALSMTANARKGWDAIEWIIKNSERENVPLC; encoded by the exons ATGATACCTCATTTACTACACGGTCCTGATGTTTATtggaaaagttcaagattaag CTATCCTTGGGAGACGGTGATCAAAGCAGCGATGAGAAAATACCCCAATCCCATGAACCCCAGTGTGGTAGGAGTGGACGTCCTGGACAGAAACCAGGATAAACATGGTCGCCTTCACAGCCACCGGCTGCTGAGCACTGAGTGGTGTATCCCGAGTGTGGTGCGAGCC ATACTGGGGACAAGCCGAACCACTACGTATGTTAAAGAGTATTCCGTTGTTGACCCTGAAGTAAAAATTATGGAGCTTTTCTCAGCAAAC ATAACCCTCACAAATTTAGTATCCGTTGATGAGAGACTAGTTTACAGGCCACATCCTGAAAACCCAGACGT caCAATCTTAACCCAAGAAGCAATAATCACCGTGAAAGGAATCCGTTTGAGCAGCTACCTCGAGGGATTGATGGCTCTTAGTATGACTGCTAATGCAAGAAAG GGATGGGATGCAATTGAATGGATCATTAAGAACTCAGAACGGGAGAACGTGCCGTTGTGTTGA
- the klhl38b gene encoding kelch-like protein 38 isoform X2, whose product MEVLHYNDKELLSTFPLLLNNLRKEQILTDVVLCSDGNEIPCHRNVLVSSSPYFHAMFCSNFCERQQTRVEMQGIPYNTLNSIVDYVYTGAISITMESVLPLMQAAAMLNYERLFEACSAFLQAQLRPDNCLSMSRLSEILHCTSLHQKAREMAVKSFSDFVASEDFCELSLKELVSYLEDDQLCAEEEKVFEILLAWIHHDPFARQGAIHDLFRQVRLRHIHPAYLFQFIASDPLVQSSSLCTEIIDSVRRLLFSVGSHCSSELQPLWAAPRRHACKEALVVVGGRKNNERTSREALLFDEQTECWQWLAKLPVRLYRASYVCMHSILYVLGGLTMTTGGGGVPTATVYTLSLKMNQWRVAEPMLVPRFGHQSISYLQLIFVLGGITGDRQISNGMERYNTMFNLWESMAPMPVAVQQPAVAAHNQRIYVFGGEDAMQNPVRMIQVYHIGRNIWCKMENRMVKNVSAPASVIDGKIYIIGGYTRRMLAYDVKANRFIKCKNMNERRMHHSATVIDNKVCVTGGRYINSQNDVQDSDSFDCYDPETDTWTSKRPLPFKLFDHGSVPMVCISHKPFPTCV is encoded by the exons ATGGAGGTCCTACACTATAATGACAAAGAGCTGTTGTCCACCTTCCCCTTGCTGCTGAACAACTTGAGGAAGGAGCAGATCCTCACAGATGTTGTCCTTTGTTCTGATGGCAACGAGATCCCCTGCCACCGCAATGTCCTGGTGTCCAGCAGCCCCTACTTCCATGCTATGTTCTGCAGCAACTTTTGTGAGAGACAACAGACTCGGGTGGAAATGCAGGGAATTCCCTATAATACCCTGAACAGCATTGTGGACTATGTTTACACAGGAGCTATTAGTATTACCATGGAGTCTGTTCTCCCGCTAATGCAAGCTGCTGCGATGCTAAATTATGAACGGCTTTTCGAAGCCTGCTCAGCCTTCTTGCAGGCCCAGCTCAGGCCAGATAACTGCTTGAGCATGAGTCGCCTTTCAGAGATTCTGCACTGCACCAGTTTGCATCAGAAAGCTCGAGAAATGGCTGTGAAAAGCTTCTCTGATTTTGTGGCTTCTGAGGACTTCTGTGAACTGTCCCTGAAAGAGTTGGTTAGTTACTTAGAAGATGACCAACTGTGTGCAGAGGAGGAGAAGGTGTTTGAAATCCTCCTTGCTTGGATCCATCATGACCCATTTGCCCGCCAAGGTGCTATCCATGACCTTTTCCGTCAGGTAAGGCTACGACACATCCATCCCGCCTACCTCTTCCAGTTCATCGCCAGTGACCCATTAGTGCAGTCATCCTCCCTTTGTACTGAGATCATCGACTCAGTCAGACGTCTCCTCTTTTCTGTTGGGTCCCATTGTTCAAGCGAACTGCAACCCCTGTGGGCTGCTCCACGGCGTCATGCCTGTAAAGAAGCTCTAGTGGTTGTAGGTGGGCGTAAAAACAATGAGCGTACATCTCGCGAGGCACTGCTATTCGATGAACAGACAGAGTGCTGGCAATGGCTGGCTAAGTTACCTGTACGACTCTACCGTGCCTCTTATGTCTGCATGCACAGCATCCTTTATGTTCTAGGAGGTCTCACCATGACTACAGGAGGAGGAGGTGTACCTACCGCCACAGTTTACACTCTCTCCTTAAAAATGAATCAGTGGAGAGTTGCAGAGCCCATGCTGGTACCTCGATTTGGCCATCAGAGCATCTCCTATCTCCAGTTGATCTTTGTTTTAGGTGGCATTACAGGTGACAGACAAATCTCCAATGGCATGGAGAGATACAATACCATGTTCAACCTTTGGGAGTCCATGGCTCCAATGCCAGTAGCAGTTCAGCAGCCTGCTGTAGCAGCACACAACCAGAGAATCTATGTATTTGGTGGGGAAGATGCCATGCAAAATCCAGTACGAATGATTCAG GTGTACCACATTGGAAGAAATATCTGGTGTAAAATGGAAAACAGAATGGTGAAGAATGTTTCTGCCCCTGCGTCAGTTATTGATGGCAAAATCTACATTATTGGAG GCTATACAAGAAGAATGCTGGCATACGACGTTAAAGcaaacagatttattaaatgtaagaATATGAATGAAAGAAGAATGCATCACTCAGCCACCGTTATCGACAACAAAGTCTGTGTTACTGGGGGCCGATACATAAACAGCCAAAATGATGTTCAGGATTCAGACAGCTTTGATTGCTACGACCCTGAGACAGACACCTGGACATCAAAAAGACCTTTGCCATTTAAACTCTTTGACCACGGCTCGGTTCCGATGGTGTGTATCTCACACAAGCCTTTTCCgacatgtgtgtga
- the prelid3a gene encoding PRELI domain containing protein 3A isoform X4: MKIWSTEHIFSYPWETVIKAAMRKYPNPMNPSVVGVDVLDRNQDKHGRLHSHRLLSTEWCIPSVVRAILGTSRTTTYVKEYSVVDPEVKIMELFSANITLTNLVSVDERLVYRPHPENPDVTILTQEAIITVKGIRLSSYLEGLMALSMTANARKIRMTCGKKLLLLFSPPVWLLFAVFLQRFPERNKENSPLLADG, from the exons ATGAAGATCTGGAGCACGGAACATATATTCAG CTATCCTTGGGAGACGGTGATCAAAGCAGCGATGAGAAAATACCCCAATCCCATGAACCCCAGTGTGGTAGGAGTGGACGTCCTGGACAGAAACCAGGATAAACATGGTCGCCTTCACAGCCACCGGCTGCTGAGCACTGAGTGGTGTATCCCGAGTGTGGTGCGAGCC ATACTGGGGACAAGCCGAACCACTACGTATGTTAAAGAGTATTCCGTTGTTGACCCTGAAGTAAAAATTATGGAGCTTTTCTCAGCAAAC ATAACCCTCACAAATTTAGTATCCGTTGATGAGAGACTAGTTTACAGGCCACATCCTGAAAACCCAGACGT caCAATCTTAACCCAAGAAGCAATAATCACCGTGAAAGGAATCCGTTTGAGCAGCTACCTCGAGGGATTGATGGCTCTTAGTATGACTGCTAATGCAAGAAAG ATCCGGATgacctgcgggaagaagcttctcctcctGTTTTCTCCTCCTGTTTGGCTCCTGTTTGCTGTTTTCCTGcagcgtttccctgaacgcaacaaagaaaataGTCCATTATTGGCTGATGGCTGA